The genomic DNA ACCTGTAGAAGTAGGAGCCCTTCCCATCCTCCTGCTTCTTCTCTGTCCTGCCGCTCACCCTCAGCTTCCTGCCCACCTGTTTGACCGATAGCTCCTCAGGGGAGAACTCGGAGGTGTCCAGGCTCAGAGCGAAGCTGCCTCCTCCGCCCCCCAGGTCCTGGAAGGCGATGGGCCTAAGGTCTCCAGGGAGGGAGGAGCTGTGGTCAATCTCCTCAAAGATCTTCTGATGCAGCCTCTCCATGTACTCCATGTTCTGCCTCATCAGCTGCATGTGTTGGATCATCTCCTGCTCGATCTGGAAGAAGAGGGGTCGGGTATCGGGCCAGAGGCTGCGGACGGGCCAGTGGAGGTCCAGGAAGGGCATCATGGAGGACGAGGACGGCTGGAAGACGCTGGGACACAACATCCTGTGGGTTTGATCTGCTGCTCCTGAGTCTGGCTGAAGACCTGACCCATGCTGCTTTTATACCccccggcacacacacacacacacacacacaccctggatAATTCCAGCAGCATTCCAGAGACGGACGTGTGTTCAGCTGCTTTATAAAGATGTGACGGAGTTCTGCAGCAGAAATAGAACAAGGCTGAGCTCTTTGGCATGTGGCACATGTTTGTCTTTCTGCTTCATCTGGACCCAACCCGAGTTCTGACCCAGTCTCAGAACCAAGTCACACCTCTatccctggacacacacacacacacactaatcttTCACTGATGGATCATTTCACATTTAAGTGAATGTGAAGACACCTCAAAGGTCTTCAGACGTGAGTTTTCCTGCTTCGTCTCGCTGTGGTTGGGAGAGGAGTGGTCGTGTCATTTGGCTAAAGTTACTTCCAGTTCACAGGAAAGGTTATTTAAAATTTGTgaaaattttcaaaataagagtctgaCCTATATGCCAGCTGCTTTATTTCTGCTTTCAgcacctgaatgaccaggttattccgtcTCCTCTGACGGCACAGCCattttccaagatgacaatggcaggattcatcgggctcaaatagtgaacgagtggttcagggagcatgagacgtcATTTTCACACGGACCTTACCCCATGGAGAACCTCTGGGACGTGCTGGAGAAGGctctgtgcagcggtcagactcataTTGCAGATGGAGAGATGCGTCTGTGACACTGCAGAAGCTTGAGCACTGAGGAAATTGAGGGGACCCCTCGGGGGTTCACAGACCCCAGCTTGTGAACCACTGCTCTAGATCTCTAGTAAACCGTTTTCCCGGCAGCAAAGTTGACCAATGACAGCAGAGACGCGAGGTCGACGCCCACTTCCTCTTTTATTTCTGATACATTTTAATGAATTAGCATCAATACATTTATGTTGAACTTATGATCATACTTTTATAATCCATAACATTTATCACGTTTTACTGCAAGAACAAAGTGATGAACTAAAGATAACATCGTGTGTTTGACCACCAGGGGGCGCCTCTCACCTCCACACCAACAGACCTGATCCAGCTGAGACTGGATTTCACTATGGAAGAAAACGACCGGACCACTTCTTGAACAAATGACAACGAAGTGTCGGTTAGATTATTTGATGAGGTTTGGATCCCAACTCTGTCTCCTCTGGTCCTACAGGCGGTTTAGGACAGCTCCTTCCATGACTATGAAGCACCTGTCTGCAGCCAGTGGAGGTGGGGGCACGGGTCACCTGCAGCATGACAGAGCATGCTGTGAGGTCTGCTGTGCCACAACTCAGCAGGAGCTCCAGTTGTTTGTTCTCTTGAATCAGATACAGGTTCTGGTTCATCAGAACTTCTCGGTGCAGCAGAGCGATGTTTGAATCCTGCTGCAGCTCTTCAAACTCCCAGAGCTCCTAGATACAGATGTTTATCAGGTCAGAACCT from Nothobranchius furzeri strain GRZ-AD chromosome 10, NfurGRZ-RIMD1, whole genome shotgun sequence includes the following:
- the LOC107395849 gene encoding heat shock protein beta-11 gives rise to the protein MLCPSVFQPSSSSMMPFLDLHWPVRSLWPDTRPLFFQIEQEMIQHMQLMRQNMEYMERLHQKIFEEIDHSSSLPGDLRPIAFQDLGGGGGSFALSLDTSEFSPEELSVKQVGRKLRVSGRTEKKQEDGKGSYFYRCQEFRQELDLPDDVDPQTVTCSLVDGRLQIQAPREKRQSDGKERIVPINVSSAPAITSSSSSGGTAGSSPPPEKDLAEKN